One genomic segment of Dehalogenimonas alkenigignens includes these proteins:
- a CDS encoding O-acetylhomoserine aminocarboxypropyltransferase/cysteine synthase family protein, whose protein sequence is MSAHKLETIVVHAGQETPDPATGARAVPIYQTTSYVFKDSDHAANLFALKEFGNIYTRIMNPTTDVFERRIAAIEGGVGALAVASGQAAETLALLNITRPGNEIVSLNNLYGGTYELFHYTFPKLGREVKFVPSGNLDALKSAITTKTRAIYAETIGNPKLDVPDFQAIAKIAHEAGVPFVVDNTVGVGIVRPIDFGADIVVASATKYIGGHGTSIGGVIVDAGKFTWGNGKFPEFTEPDPTYHGLKFWDVFGNFPGMGNVAFIIKARVQLLRDLGASLSPFNAFQLLQGLETLALRQERHSENALKVAQHLARHPAVAWVNYPGLPDNPNYPTAHKYLGNKFGGLVGFGIKGGLEAGRKFINSVKLFSHLANIGDSKSLVIHPASTTHAQLTSQEQAATGVSPDYIRLSIGIEHIDDILEDIDQALRQATA, encoded by the coding sequence TTGAGCGCTCACAAATTGGAAACTATAGTTGTCCATGCCGGCCAGGAGACGCCGGATCCAGCCACCGGCGCCCGGGCTGTACCCATTTATCAGACCACATCGTATGTCTTCAAGGATTCCGACCACGCCGCAAACCTCTTTGCACTGAAAGAGTTTGGCAACATCTATACGCGAATCATGAACCCCACCACCGACGTCTTCGAACGACGTATCGCCGCTATCGAAGGGGGCGTCGGGGCATTGGCGGTAGCTTCCGGCCAAGCGGCGGAGACGCTAGCACTCCTAAACATCACCCGCCCCGGCAATGAGATCGTGTCGTTAAACAATCTATACGGCGGCACCTACGAACTGTTCCATTACACCTTCCCCAAGCTGGGGCGAGAGGTCAAATTCGTGCCATCCGGCAACCTCGACGCCTTGAAAAGTGCAATCACCACTAAAACCCGCGCCATTTACGCGGAAACCATTGGCAACCCCAAACTGGATGTCCCGGATTTCCAGGCCATAGCCAAAATCGCCCATGAAGCGGGCGTTCCATTCGTCGTCGATAATACCGTAGGGGTCGGCATCGTCCGCCCGATTGACTTCGGTGCCGATATCGTTGTTGCCTCGGCTACCAAATATATCGGCGGCCACGGCACCAGTATCGGCGGCGTTATTGTCGATGCCGGTAAGTTCACCTGGGGCAATGGTAAATTCCCAGAGTTCACCGAGCCCGATCCTACTTACCACGGTCTCAAGTTCTGGGACGTTTTCGGCAACTTCCCAGGTATGGGTAACGTGGCCTTCATCATCAAAGCCCGTGTTCAGCTACTTCGCGATCTCGGCGCTTCACTTTCACCTTTCAACGCCTTCCAATTGTTGCAGGGACTTGAAACCCTGGCCCTACGACAGGAACGTCATTCCGAGAACGCCCTCAAAGTCGCCCAACACCTGGCGAGACACCCGGCAGTGGCTTGGGTAAACTACCCCGGCCTCCCCGATAATCCGAATTACCCAACCGCTCACAAATATCTCGGGAATAAATTTGGTGGGCTAGTAGGTTTCGGCATTAAGGGCGGGCTTGAGGCTGGTCGGAAATTCATCAATTCAGTGAAACTCTTTTCCCACCTGGCCAATATCGGAGACTCCAAGAGCTTGGTCATACATCCGGCATCAACCACTCACGCGCAACTGACATCCCAAGAACAAGCCGCGACCGGAGTCTCCCCAGACTACATTCGTCTTTCAATTGGCATCGAACATATCGATGATATTCTCGAAGATATCGACCAAGCCCTCCGGCAAGCAACGGCTTAA
- the metX gene encoding homoserine O-acetyltransferase MetX: MTDSTTSELGLVRTEYFTIDRLVLESGEVIAPVMLAYETYGRLNAERSNAVLICHALTGDAHVAGINAATGKDGWWDSMVGPGKAFDTDELFVVCSNVLGGCQGSTGPLSPNPATGEPYGLDFPIITIGDMVSAQARLIEYLGIEKLLGVAGGSMGGMQALAWAAKFPHKINSIIAIATTAKHSPQQIAFNEVGRQAILSDPHFDNGRYYDGKAPERGLATARMVGHITYMSDESMAEKFGRRFRESTSKQKFAADFEVAGYLQYKGDNFVKRFDANSYLYITRAVDLFDLAGEKELAATLAPVCHASFLVLAFKSDWLYPANQSRELVRGCKLAGIDVTYCEINSTYGHDAFLLEVNEETHLIRHFLHKILRESAQGLNNDEHH, translated from the coding sequence ATGACTGATTCGACAACCTCGGAACTCGGTCTCGTCCGAACTGAATACTTCACCATCGACCGACTCGTGCTTGAGTCGGGTGAGGTGATCGCACCGGTGATGCTGGCATATGAAACCTATGGCCGCCTCAATGCTGAGCGATCCAACGCAGTGTTAATCTGCCATGCCTTAACCGGCGACGCCCATGTAGCCGGGATAAACGCTGCCACCGGGAAAGACGGTTGGTGGGACAGCATGGTCGGGCCGGGTAAAGCCTTCGATACCGACGAGCTTTTTGTCGTCTGCTCCAACGTCCTGGGCGGCTGCCAGGGCTCAACAGGCCCATTATCCCCCAACCCGGCTACTGGTGAACCCTATGGCTTGGATTTCCCTATCATCACCATCGGCGACATGGTCTCCGCCCAGGCCAGACTCATCGAGTATCTGGGTATCGAAAAATTGCTCGGTGTGGCCGGCGGTAGCATGGGCGGCATGCAAGCCCTGGCCTGGGCGGCGAAATTTCCGCACAAGATCAACTCAATCATCGCCATCGCCACGACGGCCAAACACTCGCCACAACAGATCGCCTTCAATGAGGTGGGGCGACAGGCGATACTCTCTGACCCACACTTCGACAATGGCCGATACTACGACGGCAAAGCGCCGGAGCGAGGATTGGCTACTGCGCGCATGGTCGGGCATATCACCTACATGAGCGACGAGTCCATGGCCGAGAAGTTCGGCCGCCGCTTCCGCGAATCGACTTCGAAGCAAAAATTCGCTGCCGATTTCGAGGTAGCGGGTTATTTACAGTATAAAGGTGACAACTTCGTCAAGCGCTTCGACGCCAACTCTTACTTGTACATAACCCGAGCTGTAGATCTCTTCGATCTGGCTGGAGAGAAGGAACTTGCTGCGACGCTAGCCCCCGTCTGTCACGCTTCGTTTTTAGTACTGGCCTTCAAGAGCGATTGGCTTTACCCTGCCAATCAATCACGTGAGTTAGTGCGCGGCTGCAAACTAGCTGGCATCGACGTTACCTATTGCGAGATTAACTCAACATATGGTCATGACGCCTTCCTTCTGGAGGTGAATGAAGAGACTCACCTTATCCGCCATTTCCTGCACAAAATCCTCCGGGAAAGCGCCCAAGGCTTAAACAACGATGAACACCATTAG
- the metW gene encoding methionine biosynthesis protein MetW, whose amino-acid sequence MNTIRKDHEVIAGLVNPGSSVLDLGCGDGELLAYLAEKRSVKARGVEISEQAIYRCVGRGLSVSHQDIDNGLAEYGDTSFDYVILNQCLQQVKSPQKVLAEAVRVGKKAIVGVSNFAHISARWQLGVAGRAPVTPALPFQWYDSPNLHFLSLSDFHNYCRVNGIMIEKAIFLNGGYRIRMFPNLLAQTGIYVISKTQNS is encoded by the coding sequence ATGAACACCATTAGAAAAGATCACGAGGTCATCGCCGGGCTGGTCAATCCTGGATCGAGCGTGCTCGACCTAGGTTGCGGTGATGGCGAACTCTTGGCTTATCTCGCCGAAAAACGCTCGGTCAAAGCCCGCGGCGTCGAGATTTCCGAGCAGGCTATCTACCGCTGCGTCGGCCGCGGCCTGTCGGTTTCGCATCAGGACATCGACAACGGTCTGGCCGAATACGGCGATACGTCTTTTGATTATGTGATCCTCAACCAGTGCCTGCAACAGGTCAAATCGCCACAGAAGGTTCTGGCTGAGGCAGTTAGGGTAGGCAAAAAGGCCATCGTTGGCGTATCCAACTTCGCCCACATCTCAGCTCGGTGGCAACTGGGTGTAGCAGGACGGGCGCCCGTAACCCCTGCCCTGCCGTTCCAATGGTATGACTCGCCCAATCTGCATTTCTTGAGTTTGTCTGATTTTCACAACTATTGCAGGGTTAATGGCATAATGATCGAGAAAGCCATCTTTCTTAACGGTGGATATAGGATCAGGATGTTCCCCAACCTCCTGGCCCAGACCGGCATCTACGTTATATCGAAAACCCAAAATAGCTAA
- the cysK gene encoding cysteine synthase A yields METERKVEKVTFRNKSFPALTRGIATDITETIGNTPLVRLNRVTSGAGAEVVAKLESFNPLHSVKDRIGVAMITDAEASGKLKPGTTIVEPTSGNTGIALAFAAAARGYRLILTMPETFSMERRQLLAILGAEIILTPGSEGMGGAIRRATELADANPGYFMPQQFKNPANPEIHRLTTADEIWRDTEGRADVLVAGVGTGGTITGVAEELKKRKQSFKAFAVEPAASPVLSGGKPGPHKIQGIGAGFVPQVLRTDLIDEIIQVSNENAGIMARRLAREEGILAGISSGAATWAAVELAKRPEMKGKLIIVVLPDTGERYLSTWLFQEVYPTPPIV; encoded by the coding sequence ATGGAAACTGAGCGTAAAGTCGAAAAGGTGACTTTCAGGAACAAAAGCTTCCCCGCGCTAACCCGCGGCATCGCCACTGACATCACCGAGACTATCGGCAATACGCCGCTGGTTCGTCTTAACCGGGTAACGTCAGGTGCGGGCGCCGAGGTAGTGGCCAAACTGGAATCATTCAACCCCCTGCACTCGGTCAAGGACCGCATTGGCGTGGCCATGATCACCGACGCCGAGGCTTCGGGCAAACTCAAGCCCGGGACAACGATCGTTGAACCGACCTCCGGCAACACAGGCATAGCTTTGGCCTTCGCCGCCGCCGCCCGCGGCTATCGGCTGATCCTGACCATGCCGGAAACCTTCTCCATGGAACGACGACAACTCCTCGCCATCCTGGGTGCTGAGATCATCCTCACCCCAGGGAGCGAGGGCATGGGTGGCGCCATCCGCCGCGCCACCGAACTGGCTGACGCCAATCCAGGTTACTTCATGCCGCAGCAGTTCAAGAACCCGGCCAACCCGGAGATCCACCGCCTAACCACGGCGGATGAAATCTGGCGCGATACCGAGGGCCGAGCGGATGTACTGGTCGCTGGTGTTGGCACGGGTGGCACCATCACGGGCGTCGCCGAGGAACTTAAAAAACGAAAGCAGTCTTTCAAGGCCTTTGCCGTGGAGCCGGCAGCATCGCCGGTGCTATCCGGCGGCAAGCCAGGCCCCCACAAGATCCAGGGGATCGGCGCCGGTTTTGTGCCCCAGGTTTTAAGGACCGATCTCATCGATGAGATAATTCAGGTATCCAACGAGAACGCCGGCATCATGGCTCGTCGCCTAGCACGGGAGGAGGGCATCCTGGCCGGCATCTCTTCAGGCGCCGCAACCTGGGCGGCGGTGGAGTTGGCAAAACGACCGGAAATGAAAGGAAAACTGATCATAGTGGTACTACCGGATACCGGCGAGCGCTATCTCTCCACCTGGTTGTTCCAGGAAGTCTATCCAACTCCTCCCATCGTTTAA